A genomic segment from Arcobacter sp. CECT 8986 encodes:
- a CDS encoding bifunctional aconitate hydratase 2/2-methylisocitrate dehydratase, whose translation MSLIAEYKAHTEERLKEGNLPPLPLTAEQTTQLVELLKANPVEEAEYLLELFKNRINPGVDDAAYVKAAFLNDVVQGNISCAVISKLEAIDILGKMMGGFNVSPLIEALKIDEVAEAAATQLKNTILVYDAFNDVKDLMDSGNAKAKEVIESWANAEWFTNKPELQKEIKLTVYKIPGETNTDDLSPATVAFTRSDIPLHATAMLQSRMENPLETMEELKKKGNPLAYVGDVVGTGSSRKSGINSVQWHMGRDIPGVPNKRTGGVVIGSIIAPIFFNTAEDSGCLPIEAPVDELETGDEIVVKPYDGVIEKDGKVVSEFTLVPNTLTDEMRAGGRIPLIVGKGLTAKAREVLGLGATDMFLAPKQPSDNGKGYTQAQKMVGKACGVEGIKPGMYVEPIATTVGSQDTTGPMTRDEIKELAALSFGADMFMQSFCHTAAYPKPSDITLRHTLPDFINSRGGVTLKPGDGVIHSWLNRLCLPDTVGTGGDSHTRFPIGISFPAGSGLVAFAGVTGMMPLTMPESVLVKFKGEMQPGITLRDLVNAIPYQAIKDGLLTVEKKGKKNIFAGKIIEIQGLPDLKVEQAFELSDASAERSAAACSVQLDKEPIIEYLSSNIALIEKMIEEGYEDARTLQRRADKMKEWIANPELLQPDANAEYSATIEIDLNEIKEPILACPNDPDDVATLSEILADDKRPNNIDEVFVGSCMTNIGLFRALGEVLKGEGVAPAKLWVAPPTKMDEAQLTEEGYYSIFAAAGARIEIPGCSLCMGNQARVNENAVVFSTSTRNFDNRLGKGAQVYLGSAEVAAVAALLGRLPTVEEYMKIVPQKITAENKDGVYKYLNFHKVSEQQLTNLVHS comes from the coding sequence ATGAGTTTAATTGCTGAATACAAAGCACACACAGAAGAAAGACTTAAAGAGGGAAATCTTCCTCCATTACCTCTTACTGCTGAACAAACTACTCAATTAGTAGAATTATTAAAAGCAAATCCAGTTGAAGAAGCAGAATATTTATTAGAATTATTTAAAAATAGAATCAACCCAGGTGTTGATGACGCTGCATACGTAAAAGCTGCTTTTTTAAACGACGTAGTACAAGGTAATATATCATGTGCTGTAATATCAAAGCTTGAAGCTATTGATATTTTAGGTAAGATGATGGGTGGATTTAATGTTTCTCCACTTATTGAAGCATTAAAAATTGATGAGGTAGCAGAAGCTGCAGCAACTCAATTAAAAAATACTATCTTAGTTTATGATGCATTTAATGATGTTAAAGATTTAATGGATTCTGGAAATGCGAAAGCAAAAGAAGTTATTGAATCTTGGGCAAATGCAGAATGGTTTACAAATAAACCTGAATTACAAAAAGAAATCAAATTAACTGTTTATAAAATTCCTGGTGAAACAAATACAGATGATTTATCTCCTGCAACTGTTGCATTTACAAGATCTGATATTCCTTTACATGCAACTGCAATGTTACAATCAAGAATGGAAAATCCACTTGAAACAATGGAAGAATTAAAGAAAAAAGGAAATCCTTTAGCATACGTTGGTGATGTTGTTGGTACTGGTTCTTCTAGAAAATCAGGTATTAACTCAGTTCAATGGCATATGGGTAGAGATATTCCAGGTGTTCCAAATAAAAGAACTGGTGGTGTTGTAATTGGTTCAATTATTGCTCCAATTTTCTTCAATACAGCAGAAGATTCTGGTTGTTTACCAATTGAAGCTCCAGTTGATGAATTAGAAACTGGTGATGAAATTGTTGTAAAACCTTATGATGGTGTAATTGAAAAAGATGGTAAAGTTGTTTCTGAATTTACTCTTGTTCCAAATACATTAACAGATGAGATGAGAGCAGGTGGAAGAATTCCATTAATCGTTGGTAAAGGATTAACTGCTAAAGCTAGAGAAGTTCTTGGATTAGGTGCAACTGATATGTTCTTAGCTCCTAAACAACCATCTGATAATGGTAAAGGATATACTCAAGCACAAAAAATGGTAGGTAAAGCTTGTGGTGTTGAAGGTATCAAACCTGGAATGTATGTTGAGCCAATCGCAACTACTGTAGGTTCTCAAGATACAACTGGACCAATGACAAGAGATGAGATTAAAGAACTTGCAGCATTATCTTTTGGTGCTGATATGTTTATGCAATCATTTTGTCATACAGCAGCATATCCAAAACCATCAGATATTACATTAAGACATACATTACCAGATTTCATTAACTCAAGAGGTGGTGTTACACTTAAGCCAGGTGATGGTGTTATTCACTCATGGTTAAATAGATTATGTTTACCAGATACTGTTGGTACTGGTGGAGATTCACATACTAGATTCCCAATTGGTATTTCATTCCCTGCTGGTTCTGGTCTTGTTGCATTCGCAGGTGTTACTGGTATGATGCCATTAACTATGCCAGAATCTGTACTTGTTAAATTTAAAGGTGAAATGCAACCAGGTATTACACTAAGAGATTTAGTAAATGCTATTCCTTACCAAGCAATCAAAGATGGTTTATTAACTGTTGAGAAAAAAGGTAAGAAAAATATTTTTGCTGGTAAAATTATTGAGATTCAAGGATTACCTGATCTTAAAGTTGAGCAAGCATTTGAATTATCTGATGCATCAGCAGAAAGAAGTGCAGCAGCTTGTTCTGTTCAATTAGATAAAGAACCAATTATTGAATACTTATCTTCAAACATTGCATTAATTGAAAAAATGATTGAAGAAGGTTATGAAGATGCAAGAACTCTTCAAAGAAGAGCTGATAAAATGAAAGAATGGATTGCTAATCCAGAATTATTACAACCAGATGCAAATGCAGAATACTCTGCAACTATTGAAATTGACTTAAATGAAATTAAAGAGCCAATTTTAGCTTGTCCTAATGATCCAGATGATGTAGCAACATTATCAGAAATTTTAGCTGATGATAAAAGACCAAATAATATAGATGAAGTATTCGTTGGTTCTTGTATGACAAACATTGGATTATTTAGAGCTTTAGGTGAAGTTCTTAAAGGTGAAGGTGTTGCTCCAGCTAAATTATGGGTTGCTCCTCCAACAAAAATGGATGAAGCTCAATTAACTGAAGAAGGTTATTATTCAATCTTTGCAGCAGCAGGTGCAAGAATTGAAATTCCAGGTTGTTCATTATGTATGGGTAACCAAGCAAGAGTAAATGAAAATGCAGTTGTATTCTCTACTTCTACAAGAAACTTTGATAATAGACTTGGTAAAGGTGCTCAAGTTTACTTAGGTTCAGCAGAAGTTGCAGCAGTTGCAGCATTACTTGGTAGACTTCCAACTGTTGAAGAGTATATGAAAATTGTTCCACAAAAAATTACTGCTGAAAACAAAGATGGAGTTTATAAATACTTAAACTTCCACAAAGTTTCAGAACAACAATTAACTAACTTAGTTCACTCATAA
- a CDS encoding TetR/AcrR family transcriptional regulator: protein MSTKELKKNNIIENALKLFSTKGFYNTTIPDIAKAMRMSVGNMYNYFASKEELAKYAIKYSTNILAEQLRKINHMDISSKEKIFLFTKVYLENVKNSPEVIEYFLRVYLSNREVFAQGCEGFLCVSEFVTEVMIFLDEGASKGEFREQDFFSAFSMIMGCLGGFAFLSGEKVLDKDLLEYSDGIAENIFRALKSDETT from the coding sequence TTGTCAACTAAAGAGTTAAAAAAAAATAATATTATTGAAAATGCACTAAAACTTTTTTCTACAAAAGGTTTTTATAATACTACAATTCCTGATATTGCAAAAGCAATGAGAATGAGTGTAGGTAATATGTATAACTATTTTGCATCAAAAGAAGAGTTAGCAAAATATGCAATAAAATACTCAACAAATATCCTTGCAGAGCAATTAAGAAAAATTAATCATATGGATATATCATCAAAAGAAAAAATATTTTTATTTACTAAAGTATATTTAGAAAATGTAAAAAATTCTCCAGAAGTAATAGAGTATTTTTTAAGAGTATATTTATCAAATAGAGAAGTTTTTGCACAGGGCTGTGAAGGTTTTTTATGCGTAAGTGAATTTGTTACTGAAGTGATGATTTTCCTTGATGAAGGAGCTTCAAAAGGTGAATTTAGAGAACAAGATTTTTTCTCTGCATTTTCAATGATAATGGGATGTTTAGGTGGTTTTGCTTTTTTAAGTGGTGAAAAAGTATTAGATAAAGATTTATTAGAGTATTCTGATGGAATCGCTGAAAATATATTTAGAGCATTAAAAAGCGATGAGACAACATAA
- a CDS encoding Ni/Fe hydrogenase: MRQHKPKIVWLQAITCNGNTHSLLSSNPSRFELLLNSFNFFYHPSITTENSLEDVLNLKEIDFLLLEGAVTSNKQFYQISDNSINDLLKKVSKKAKYIISVGSCASYGGIHAKFEQNSDIKGLQDILNVWELKKLKQPIINLTGCPVHPEWILQTLFTLKEFGKIGLDMQGRPKDIYFGLAHHGCTRNEYFEWKIEAKSFGHKEGCLFYEEGCRGPMTHSNCNRILWNDVNTKTRAGMPCIGCTEFDFPRDNMLETKKNIGIPSEVPLGINKRAYLTITGVAKTFKIDRLNKKLIE, encoded by the coding sequence ATGAGACAACATAAACCTAAGATTGTTTGGCTACAAGCAATAACATGTAATGGTAATACCCATTCACTTTTAAGTTCAAATCCTTCTCGATTTGAACTTTTATTAAACTCATTTAATTTCTTTTATCATCCCTCAATTACAACTGAAAATAGTTTAGAAGATGTCCTAAATTTAAAAGAGATAGACTTTTTACTTTTAGAAGGTGCAGTTACATCAAATAAACAGTTTTATCAAATATCTGATAATAGTATAAATGACTTATTAAAAAAAGTTTCAAAAAAAGCAAAATATATTATTAGTGTTGGTTCTTGTGCTTCTTATGGGGGAATTCATGCTAAATTTGAACAAAATAGTGATATTAAAGGTTTGCAAGATATTTTAAATGTGTGGGAATTAAAAAAACTAAAACAACCTATAATAAATCTTACTGGTTGTCCTGTACATCCTGAGTGGATTCTTCAAACACTATTTACTTTAAAAGAGTTTGGAAAAATAGGTTTAGATATGCAAGGAAGACCTAAAGATATATATTTTGGTCTTGCACATCATGGTTGTACAAGAAATGAGTATTTTGAGTGGAAAATTGAAGCTAAGTCTTTTGGTCATAAAGAGGGTTGCCTTTTTTATGAAGAGGGTTGTCGTGGTCCAATGACTCATAGTAATTGTAATAGAATTTTATGGAATGATGTAAATACAAAAACAAGAGCAGGTATGCCTTGTATTGGTTGTACTGAATTTGACTTTCCTAGAGATAATATGCTTGAAACAAAGAAAAATATAGGTATTCCTTCTGAAGTTCCATTGGGAATAAACAAAAGAGCTTACTTAACTATTACTGGTGTTGCAAAAACATTTAAAATAGATAGATTAAATAAAAAACTAATTGAGTAA
- a CDS encoding nickel-dependent hydrogenase large subunit, whose protein sequence is MKTLNIVERIEGEAKLVCNWEDEKITDAQIQFLNFRGFEYILKDKPALDALVYTPRICGICGQAHLKATAQALENIYESVNEPLYITDKAKLLREIGLNIEIIDSHIKWFYLFIMPDIAKLSKDEKYLKYEAIKGESWRKGTYAASESIKALAVFAGQWPHTSYMLPGGVMSDPTLFDIMTMQNYMDQTLHFIEKELIGDEIENYFNFNNISDFDSLNGALSDFIKLCLENDFHNLGKSYNSHIVLSKNYLFESGRIEIKNRQSVDLSLVKEEDINSFKMNEPRRDNEYTWAKTALYNDKPYETGPLSRALISNRKLIKNMHKEYNDSVLTRVMARMDELIYLVFITKKLIKQVDISQDSFIPPKLSLKDIGTATGISAVEAARGSLLHKVTLENSIIKNYDVITPSVWNLGPGINEKYGIAQKAIIGANSLEKAYIILRSFDVCSVCTTH, encoded by the coding sequence ATGAAGACATTAAATATTGTAGAAAGAATTGAAGGTGAAGCAAAATTAGTTTGCAATTGGGAAGATGAAAAGATAACAGATGCCCAAATTCAGTTTTTAAATTTTAGAGGTTTTGAATATATTTTAAAAGATAAACCAGCATTGGATGCTTTAGTATATACTCCTAGAATATGTGGGATATGTGGACAAGCTCATCTTAAAGCAACAGCCCAAGCATTAGAAAATATTTATGAAAGTGTAAATGAGCCTTTATATATAACTGATAAGGCAAAACTTTTAAGAGAGATTGGATTAAATATTGAAATAATTGATTCTCATATAAAGTGGTTTTATCTATTTATAATGCCAGATATTGCTAAGTTATCAAAAGATGAAAAATATTTGAAATATGAAGCTATAAAAGGTGAATCTTGGAGAAAAGGTACTTATGCAGCAAGTGAGAGTATAAAAGCATTAGCCGTATTTGCAGGGCAATGGCCACACACTTCATATATGCTACCTGGTGGAGTGATGAGTGACCCTACATTATTTGATATTATGACTATGCAAAACTATATGGACCAAACACTTCATTTTATTGAAAAAGAACTTATTGGTGATGAAATAGAAAATTATTTTAATTTCAATAATATATCTGATTTTGATAGTTTAAATGGAGCATTAAGTGATTTTATTAAATTATGCTTAGAAAATGATTTTCATAATTTAGGTAAAAGTTATAACTCTCATATCGTTTTATCAAAAAATTATCTATTTGAAAGTGGACGAATAGAGATTAAAAATAGACAAAGCGTAGATTTATCTTTAGTAAAAGAAGAAGATATTAATAGTTTTAAAATGAATGAGCCAAGAAGAGATAATGAATATACATGGGCAAAAACAGCTTTATATAATGACAAGCCTTATGAAACTGGCCCTTTATCACGAGCTTTAATATCAAATAGAAAACTAATAAAAAATATGCACAAAGAGTATAATGATTCAGTTCTAACAAGAGTCATGGCACGAATGGATGAATTAATATATTTAGTGTTTATTACAAAAAAATTAATAAAACAAGTTGATATTTCTCAAGACTCTTTTATACCTCCAAAACTCTCTTTAAAAGATATTGGAACTGCAACAGGTATTTCAGCAGTAGAAGCTGCAAGAGGTTCTTTACTTCATAAAGTAACTTTAGAAAATTCAATAATCAAAAATTATGATGTAATAACTCCTTCTGTTTGGAATTTAGGTCCAGGAATAAATGAAAAATATGGAATTGCACAAAAAGCAATTATTGGAGCAAATAGTCTAGAAAAGGCATATATAATACTACGAAGTTTTGATGTTTGTTCTGTTTGTACGACACATTAA
- a CDS encoding hydrogenase small subunit: MVDSQDMVKKVFTQKSARIDTNKGENYYNNLFEKAKQRLSTLKKQAPLKDIDMVDVIETEGINRRDFMKWVSGTTATLMLPPMFEPLVAEATELMNRVPVVWIELQDCAGNSEALLRSASPTVDDLLFDVLSLEFHETLQAAAGHDADRQLEDAVEHFKGQYLLFVEGAIPMANNGMYGTIGASGETFHEHLMRMSKDAAAVIAVGTCATFGGIPAAAPNPTGAVGVMDLVKGKPLINIPACPANPANMVGVILHYILTGQVPELDSLLRPKFAFGYRIHDNCERRAHFDAGEFVEEFGDDGAKNNWCLYKVGCKGPMTFNNCSIIRYNEGTNWPVGVGRGCIGCSEPDFWDKYAYQRPMAGANIKAPTGGVEKTVDEFGLGLLTATAVGIGVHAVASAVAGKKSEHNEEE; this comes from the coding sequence ATGGTTGATTCTCAAGATATGGTAAAGAAAGTTTTTACCCAAAAATCTGCTAGAATTGATACAAACAAAGGTGAAAATTACTACAACAACCTTTTTGAAAAAGCAAAACAAAGATTATCTACATTAAAAAAACAAGCACCACTTAAAGATATTGATATGGTGGATGTTATTGAAACAGAAGGTATAAATAGACGGGATTTTATGAAATGGGTAAGTGGAACTACTGCAACACTTATGCTTCCTCCTATGTTTGAACCTTTAGTTGCTGAGGCTACTGAACTTATGAATAGAGTTCCAGTTGTATGGATTGAACTTCAAGACTGTGCTGGTAACTCTGAAGCTCTATTAAGAAGTGCTTCTCCTACAGTTGATGATTTACTTTTTGATGTACTAAGTTTGGAGTTTCATGAAACTTTACAAGCTGCTGCTGGTCATGATGCTGATAGACAACTTGAAGATGCAGTTGAACATTTTAAAGGTCAATATTTATTATTTGTAGAAGGTGCAATTCCTATGGCAAATAACGGTATGTACGGAACAATTGGTGCAAGTGGTGAAACTTTCCATGAACACTTAATGAGAATGTCAAAAGATGCAGCTGCTGTTATTGCTGTTGGTACATGTGCTACTTTTGGAGGTATTCCAGCTGCTGCGCCTAACCCAACTGGTGCAGTTGGAGTTATGGATTTAGTAAAAGGTAAGCCACTTATTAATATTCCTGCATGTCCTGCAAATCCAGCAAATATGGTTGGAGTTATTTTACATTATATTTTAACTGGACAAGTTCCTGAATTAGATTCATTATTAAGACCTAAATTTGCATTTGGATATAGAATTCATGATAACTGTGAGAGAAGAGCTCACTTTGATGCTGGTGAATTTGTTGAAGAGTTTGGTGATGATGGAGCAAAAAATAACTGGTGTTTATATAAAGTAGGTTGTAAAGGTCCTATGACTTTTAATAACTGTTCTATTATTAGATATAACGAAGGTACAAACTGGCCAGTTGGTGTTGGTAGAGGATGTATTGGATGTAGTGAACCTGATTTTTGGGATAAATATGCTTATCAAAGACCAATGGCAGGTGCAAATATAAAAGCTCCAACAGGTGGTGTTGAAAAAACTGTTGATGAATTCGGTTTAGGATTATTAACAGCAACAGCAGTAGGTATTGGAGTACATGCAGTTGCAAGTGCAGTTGCAGGAAAAAAATCAGAACATAACGAGGAAGAATAG
- a CDS encoding nickel-dependent hydrogenase large subunit — protein MAKKHLVIDPITRIEGHLRIEAIIDENNVVTDAYASSTMFRGIEEILRGRDPRDCGLLAMRICGVCTGTHYQRSIEAVEHAFGVTIPKNARLVRNLMQGALYVHDHVVHFYHLHALDWVDITEALKADPKKAVAEATKWASVSGQLPFNASESVYKQVQDRVTKYVKQGRLGIFGNAYWGSKGFKLTPEQNLIGLSHYLDALEIQREIGKMMAIFGGKNPHPQSLVVGGVTCVQDIKNPARIAKFKQILKLARKFCKEAYLPDVYMAGTMYADEALEGIGGGLGNYMCYGDFNLDDLPFYDSKKLFPSGIVKNRDLTKVYELDQTKITEDVTHAWYEGSTNLHPFDGETKPNYTGFGKKENNIAYLDTKNKYSWIKSPLYNDERMEVGPLARMIVGVAKGDERITKYVTTFLKNGNLPTKVLFSTVGRTAGRAIESEMMADIMMEWCDELAANVANGDLSTWTEFDFDKVSVDTQGYGMAEAPRGSLGHWVKIKDGKVVNYQAVVPSTWNAAPRDYKGRLGAYESSLIGTKVANADQPLEILRTVHSFDPCIACAVHIIDAKGKELGVYKIDPTGGCRA, from the coding sequence ATGGCAAAAAAACATTTAGTAATTGATCCAATAACAAGAATCGAAGGACATCTTAGAATTGAAGCAATAATTGATGAAAATAATGTTGTTACAGATGCATATGCTTCTTCTACTATGTTCAGAGGTATTGAAGAGATTTTAAGAGGTAGAGACCCAAGAGATTGTGGTTTATTAGCAATGAGAATTTGTGGTGTTTGTACAGGTACACACTATCAAAGAAGTATTGAGGCAGTTGAGCATGCATTTGGTGTAACAATTCCTAAAAATGCAAGATTAGTAAGAAACTTAATGCAAGGTGCACTTTATGTACATGACCACGTAGTTCACTTCTATCATTTACATGCACTTGATTGGGTTGATATCACAGAAGCTTTAAAAGCAGACCCTAAAAAAGCAGTTGCAGAAGCTACAAAATGGGCAAGTGTATCAGGACAACTTCCTTTTAATGCAAGTGAATCTGTATATAAACAAGTACAAGATAGAGTTACAAAATATGTGAAACAAGGTAGACTTGGAATATTCGGAAATGCATACTGGGGTTCAAAAGGATTTAAACTAACTCCTGAACAAAACTTAATTGGACTTTCTCACTATCTTGATGCATTAGAAATTCAAAGAGAAATTGGGAAAATGATGGCAATTTTTGGAGGGAAAAATCCACATCCACAATCATTAGTTGTTGGTGGTGTAACTTGTGTTCAAGATATTAAAAACCCTGCAAGAATAGCAAAATTCAAACAAATACTTAAATTAGCTAGAAAATTCTGTAAAGAAGCATATTTACCAGATGTTTATATGGCTGGAACAATGTATGCAGATGAAGCTTTAGAAGGAATTGGTGGAGGTCTTGGAAACTATATGTGTTATGGTGATTTCAATTTAGATGACTTACCATTTTATGATTCTAAAAAACTTTTCCCATCAGGAATTGTTAAAAATAGAGATTTAACAAAAGTTTATGAATTAGACCAAACAAAAATTACTGAAGATGTAACTCATGCATGGTATGAAGGTAGTACAAACTTACATCCATTTGATGGTGAGACTAAACCTAACTATACAGGTTTTGGTAAAAAAGAGAACAACATTGCATATTTAGATACTAAAAATAAATATTCATGGATTAAATCTCCACTATATAATGATGAAAGAATGGAAGTAGGGCCATTAGCAAGAATGATTGTAGGTGTTGCAAAAGGTGATGAAAGAATTACTAAATATGTTACAACATTTTTGAAAAATGGTAATTTACCAACAAAAGTATTATTCTCAACAGTTGGTAGAACAGCAGGACGTGCAATTGAGTCAGAAATGATGGCTGATATTATGATGGAATGGTGTGATGAATTAGCTGCAAATGTTGCAAATGGTGATTTATCTACTTGGACAGAATTTGATTTTGATAAAGTATCTGTTGATACTCAAGGTTATGGTATGGCAGAAGCTCCAAGAGGAAGTTTAGGTCACTGGGTAAAAATCAAAGATGGTAAAGTGGTAAACTATCAAGCAGTTGTTCCTTCAACTTGGAATGCAGCACCAAGAGATTATAAAGGTAGATTAGGTGCATATGAATCTTCATTAATTGGTACAAAAGTAGCAAATGCAGACCAACCTTTAGAAATTTTAAGAACTGTACATAGTTTTGACCCTTGTATTGCTTGTGCTGTACATATTATTGATGCAAAAGGTAAAGAGTTAGGTGTTTATAAAATAGATCCAACAGGAGGATGCCGTGCCTAA
- a CDS encoding cytochrome b/b6 domain-containing protein has product MTPIMRTIHWMNAICMVVAVATGLYIGYPYYQTLIADPAVNKYVMAWNRWAHFIVAIIFDVTAILIGYLYLFSNFEKPYKKILPTKKNFIEFCEVFFNLITFNRRKKFDSSHSDSYNIMFFTLFHVLLVFMLLTGLQLYVHGLASGHSSIGDWWPWVLHLSTDWTLSVFGGNMGVRIAHHTTMYLLIMWVMSHIYYQIWRTIFWQEGDIAIVFSGYKFARDRKKDK; this is encoded by the coding sequence ATGACTCCAATCATGCGAACGATTCACTGGATGAATGCGATTTGTATGGTTGTAGCAGTTGCAACCGGTTTATATATTGGGTACCCATATTACCAAACATTAATAGCAGACCCTGCTGTAAATAAATATGTAATGGCTTGGAATAGATGGGCTCACTTTATAGTTGCAATTATATTTGATGTAACTGCAATTTTAATTGGTTATTTATACCTATTTTCAAATTTTGAAAAACCATACAAAAAAATACTTCCTACAAAGAAAAACTTTATAGAGTTTTGTGAAGTATTTTTTAACTTAATTACATTTAATAGAAGAAAAAAATTTGATTCTTCTCATAGTGATAGTTATAACATAATGTTTTTTACACTATTTCATGTGTTATTAGTATTTATGTTATTAACAGGATTACAACTTTATGTACATGGTTTAGCATCAGGACATAGTTCTATTGGTGATTGGTGGCCATGGGTATTACACTTAAGTACTGATTGGACTTTAAGTGTATTTGGCGGAAATATGGGAGTTAGAATTGCTCACCATACAACTATGTATCTATTAATTATGTGGGTTATGTCACATATTTATTATCAAATCTGGAGAACTATTTTCTGGCAAGAGGGTGATATTGCTATTGTATTTAGTGGATACAAGTTCGCAAGAGATAGAAAAAAAGATAAATAA
- a CDS encoding HyaD/HybD family hydrogenase maturation endopeptidase has translation MRNIIIGVGNLLFKDEGVGIYAAKYLEENYDFDDSLEIIDGGTLGFKLMSYFQEYDNVIILDTVSIEDEAGSIFRLPSDVLLGLGNYRKTAHEVEIVEMLEICSVLDKHAEVTILGIIPEDIVAVEIGLTKKIEDKFEDYINTALKEVESVGVKITKKDNKTVKDIAQGLIGSYNGEHLSRVPNEEDIRHANVL, from the coding sequence ATGAGAAATATTATTATAGGAGTTGGAAATCTACTTTTCAAAGATGAGGGAGTAGGAATTTATGCTGCTAAATATTTAGAAGAAAATTATGATTTTGATGATTCTTTAGAAATTATAGATGGAGGTACTTTAGGATTTAAACTAATGAGTTATTTCCAAGAGTATGATAATGTAATTATTTTAGATACTGTATCAATTGAAGATGAAGCAGGAAGTATTTTTAGATTACCATCAGATGTATTATTAGGTTTAGGTAATTATAGAAAAACTGCCCATGAAGTTGAAATAGTTGAGATGCTAGAGATTTGTTCTGTTCTTGATAAACATGCAGAAGTTACTATTTTAGGAATAATTCCAGAAGATATTGTAGCTGTTGAAATTGGATTAACAAAAAAAATAGAAGATAAATTTGAAGATTATATAAACACTGCATTAAAAGAAGTAGAATCAGTTGGTGTAAAAATTACTAAAAAAGATAATAAAACAGTAAAAGATATTGCACAAGGATTAATCGGAAGTTACAATGGTGAACATTTAAGTAGAGTTCCAAATGAAGAGGATATTAGACATGCAAATGTATTATAA